A single window of Paenibacillus sp. SYP-B4298 DNA harbors:
- the tpiA gene encoding triose-phosphate isomerase: MRKPIIAGNWKMFKTVSEAESFLAEVKGKAEVEGVDSVICAPYIALPALTAAAAGSSIGIGAQNLHFEDNGAYTGEISGVMLKDLKVSYVIIGHSERRAYFAETDEIVNKKVHAAFKHGLTPIVCVGEKLEEREAGETKNVCNVQTTAAFEGLSAEQAAQVVIAYEPIWAIGTGKSSTAEDAEDVIAYIRGVVAGLYGQETADAVRIQYGGSVKPANIKEYMAQPNIDGALVGGASLEPASYIELVQGAK; encoded by the coding sequence GTGAGAAAACCGATTATTGCAGGCAACTGGAAAATGTTCAAGACAGTCTCGGAGGCAGAGAGCTTCCTGGCTGAGGTAAAAGGCAAGGCAGAAGTCGAGGGAGTCGACAGTGTAATCTGCGCTCCTTATATTGCACTTCCTGCTCTGACGGCTGCTGCTGCTGGCAGCTCCATCGGCATCGGCGCGCAAAACCTGCACTTCGAGGACAACGGAGCTTATACCGGTGAGATTAGCGGTGTTATGCTGAAGGATTTGAAGGTTTCGTATGTAATTATCGGACATTCCGAGCGTCGCGCCTATTTTGCGGAAACCGATGAGATTGTGAATAAAAAAGTACATGCTGCATTCAAGCACGGCCTGACGCCGATCGTCTGCGTGGGCGAGAAGCTGGAGGAGCGCGAGGCGGGCGAGACGAAAAATGTGTGTAACGTTCAGACAACTGCTGCCTTCGAGGGACTGTCTGCCGAGCAAGCCGCACAAGTCGTTATCGCTTATGAGCCGATCTGGGCAATTGGTACAGGCAAGTCCTCCACGGCTGAAGACGCAGAGGATGTGATTGCCTATATCCGCGGCGTGGTTGCAGGCCTGTATGGTCAAGAGACGGCTGACGCAGTGCGCATTCAATACGGCGGCAGCGTGAAGCCTGCCAACATTAAAGAGTATATGGCACAGCCTAACATCGACGGCGCACTGGTCGGCGGTGCAAGCCTGGAGCCTGCTTCTTATATCGAGCTTGTTCAGGGGGCCAAGTAA
- the gap gene encoding type I glyceraldehyde-3-phosphate dehydrogenase, whose amino-acid sequence MVKVGINGFGRIGRNVFRAALNNPDVQVVAVNDLTDTKTLAHLLKYDTTHGTLDATVEAKEGALVVNGVEIKVFAERDPGNLPWGEYGVEIVVESTGIFTAKEKAELHLKGGAKKVIISAPATNEDITVVMGVNEDKYDPAAHTVISNASCTTNCLAPFAKVLNDQFGIVKGMMTTVHSYTNDQSVLDLPHKDLRRARAAAENIIPSTTGAAKAVSLVLPELKGKLNGMAMRVPTPNVSVTDLVVEVSKNVTVEEVNGALKAAAEGPLKGILNFSEEPLVSSDYNGDPASSTIDSLCTMVVEGNMVKVVSWYDNEWGYSNRVVDLAAYIAAKGL is encoded by the coding sequence ATGGTTAAAGTGGGTATTAATGGTTTTGGTCGTATCGGCCGTAACGTATTTCGCGCAGCGCTGAACAATCCTGACGTGCAAGTGGTTGCAGTAAACGATCTGACAGATACAAAAACACTGGCACATCTGCTGAAATATGATACAACTCATGGTACGCTGGATGCTACTGTAGAGGCAAAAGAAGGCGCGCTGGTCGTGAACGGCGTAGAAATCAAAGTATTCGCAGAGCGCGACCCTGGCAACCTGCCTTGGGGAGAGTACGGCGTTGAGATCGTTGTGGAATCTACCGGTATCTTCACAGCGAAAGAAAAAGCTGAGCTTCACCTGAAAGGCGGAGCGAAGAAAGTTATCATCTCCGCACCTGCAACGAACGAAGATATTACAGTTGTTATGGGCGTTAACGAAGACAAATACGACCCGGCTGCACATACTGTAATCTCCAATGCTTCCTGTACAACAAACTGCCTGGCTCCATTCGCGAAAGTACTGAACGACCAGTTCGGTATCGTTAAAGGGATGATGACAACTGTTCACTCCTACACGAATGACCAATCTGTACTTGACCTGCCTCACAAAGACCTGCGCCGCGCTCGCGCTGCTGCAGAGAACATCATTCCTTCCACAACAGGCGCTGCTAAAGCTGTATCGCTCGTACTGCCTGAACTGAAAGGTAAACTGAATGGTATGGCAATGCGTGTACCTACACCTAACGTTTCCGTAACGGATCTCGTTGTTGAAGTGAGCAAGAACGTAACGGTTGAAGAAGTGAACGGCGCGCTGAAAGCTGCTGCTGAAGGCCCGCTGAAAGGCATCCTGAACTTCTCCGAAGAGCCGCTGGTATCGAGCGACTACAATGGCGACCCAGCTTCCTCCACTATCGACAGCCTGTGCACTATGGTTGTTGAAGGCAACATGGTGAAGGTTGTATCCTGGTACGACAACGAGTGGGGCTATTCCAACCGCGTAGTTGACCTGGCTGCTTACATCGCAGCAAAAGGCCTGTAA
- a CDS encoding phosphoglycerate kinase, with protein sequence MNKKSVRDVEVSGKRVFVRVDFNVPVENGAITDDTRIRETLPTIQYLIGKGAKVILASHMGRPKGQVVEELRLNLAAARLSELLGKPVAKADEAVGEAVKAQAAALNDGDVLLLENVRFYPGEEKNDPELAKQFAELADLFVNDAFGAAHRAHASTEGIAHHLPAVSGLLMEKELAVLGKALLNPDRPFTAIVGGSKVKDKIDVINKMLEIADNVLIGGGLSYTFFKAQGYEIGQSLVDNEKLDLALGFIQKAKDLGKNFLLPVDIVVSDDFSASANTNIVNVDGIPADWEGIDIGPKTRELYADVIKNSKLVVWNGPMGVFEIEPFSHGTRAVAQACAETEGYTVIGGGDSAAATEKFHLADKMNHISTGGGASLEFMEGKKLPGVEALNDK encoded by the coding sequence ATGAACAAGAAAAGTGTAAGAGATGTCGAGGTAAGCGGCAAACGTGTATTTGTACGGGTGGATTTCAACGTACCGGTTGAGAACGGAGCCATCACGGACGACACACGGATTCGTGAAACGCTGCCTACAATTCAATATTTGATCGGGAAGGGCGCAAAGGTTATTCTCGCGAGCCATATGGGTCGTCCGAAGGGCCAAGTGGTGGAGGAGCTTCGCTTGAATCTGGCGGCTGCTCGTCTGTCCGAGCTGCTGGGCAAGCCGGTTGCCAAGGCTGACGAAGCCGTTGGCGAAGCGGTGAAGGCTCAGGCTGCTGCGTTGAATGACGGTGATGTACTGCTGCTTGAGAACGTGCGCTTCTATCCAGGCGAGGAGAAGAATGATCCGGAGCTGGCGAAGCAATTTGCCGAGCTGGCCGATCTGTTCGTCAATGATGCATTCGGCGCTGCTCACCGCGCACATGCGTCTACTGAGGGCATCGCACATCATCTGCCAGCCGTATCCGGCTTGCTGATGGAGAAGGAGCTGGCTGTACTGGGCAAAGCGCTGCTGAACCCTGACCGTCCGTTCACCGCTATCGTCGGCGGTTCTAAGGTAAAGGACAAAATCGACGTCATCAACAAGATGCTGGAAATTGCCGACAATGTGTTGATCGGCGGCGGCCTCTCCTACACCTTCTTCAAGGCACAGGGCTACGAGATCGGACAATCGCTGGTGGACAACGAGAAGCTGGATCTGGCGCTTGGCTTCATCCAGAAGGCCAAGGATCTGGGCAAGAACTTCCTGCTGCCAGTGGACATCGTCGTATCCGATGACTTCAGCGCTAGCGCCAACACCAACATTGTCAATGTAGACGGCATTCCTGCTGATTGGGAAGGCATCGACATCGGCCCGAAAACCCGCGAGCTGTATGCGGACGTCATCAAAAACTCCAAGCTGGTCGTATGGAACGGGCCGATGGGCGTGTTCGAGATCGAGCCATTCTCCCATGGCACGCGCGCTGTTGCGCAAGCTTGTGCAGAGACCGAAGGCTACACAGTAATCGGCGGCGGCGATTCGGCGGCGGCGACAGAGAAGTTCCACCTGGCTGACAAGATGAATCACATCTCTACAGGCGGCGGCGCTTCCCTGGAGTTCATGGAAGGCAAGAAGCTTCCAGGTGTAGAAGCTCTTAACGATAAATAA